CAATCGAGATATCCATACACACTCGAGCTTTATAGCCCTCAGAGTAGGTCAGATATTCGGGATATTGCACCGGCCCGGAGCCGGCATCCAGCAGGAAGTCACCTTCCGGGGCTAAATGGCGGTTGATCCGCAGGTGGCATTTATGGATATAGTCACGTGAGACAGGACGCAAGTCTTCATATTCCGCGTTCTGGTAGACCTCGCCGCTGACCATCTGCCAGCCCACGCGGTCATAAAACTCACGCACATTTTTCTTTATATTCTCATCACTCATTCTGTCGTACTTCCAATATTCTCTAGATTTTTTCCGCTGCCATCTCCGACTCAGCGGTTTTGGCTGCCTGGCGGGCCAGACAGCCACCCTGGCACCAATTTGTCTGATGCCGGGGACAAGCATCCCATTGCGGGGCAAGATATCGATCCCGCCGCTCAAACCATTCCCGAGCGGATTGCAAATCCATTAATTTCTGCAGATCCAGGCTTGGCCCGTTTGAAAAAGCAAAGCAGCGCCAGGCTCGCAGACCCGGGCCCACATCCAGGGCGGGTGAACAGTCAAAACGCAGAATCGTGCCTGCCCGGATCAACTGCTCAATCTGGCGGTCATCAAAGTGACAGCGCATGAATCCGCAATCAAAGTTCAAGCGGATGTTATCCACGGCCAGCTCAGTCGCCCAGTCGGCAATTGAGGCATGCGCCGCTGCCAGGTGCTTTTCGGGCAGGTAGACATTCGTCCCGCCGATGATCGGTTGAGCCAGGCCCAGCCGGATCACCTGCCTGAGGCCATACTCTCGGATCAGATGCCGGTGCATTGAAAGGTCAAAGTCCGGTTTTGTCACCGTGAAGCCCAGGCTAACTTTTTCACCCAGGGCAGCCAGGTTGTTAAGGATTTCGGTCTGCTGATCCTCCGAATAGAAAGACCAATCATTCAGGTTCAGCAGCACCCGATAGGGCAGGTCCGGCGCAGTTTGCCGGAGGACCGGCTGAGTACCATTGGTAAAGACCGTGACGATATAGCCATGCTCGTTTGCCAGCCGCATCACTTCCGGATAGCGGGAATGCAAAGTGGGCTCACCGCCCATCAACCGGACTTCATCAACATCCGGGTTTAGCCTATTGAACAGGAGCCATTCAAGCTCCCGCAATGTCATTTCCTGTTTCCCTGTCCCGCTCCTCAGTGACTGCTCAAAACAGTAGTCGCATGCCAGGTTACAGGCTGTGGTCAGCAGGATGTTCATGCGGTCTCACCAGACCAGCGGTTTGCCAGTCAGGTATGCCAGAGTCTCACCATAGCGCTGAGTGCCTTCGTCTCCCAACACGAAAGACAGCGGACGTTCTTTGATATCCGATTTCAGATCCAGCAGGTGCCAGGGGAAAGGCTTGGGGAAAGCAAAGAAGAACAGGTAGGCATAGCGCCAGGCCAGTTCGACCTGCTCTTCGGTCAGCCGGGCGGATTTGAGGTCCGCCAGCAGGACGTTCAAGGTCTCAGAGTAGGTATCCCAGGAAGCCGGGTCCTGTGTGAAGCCGCGGTTCCGGTAATGCGTTTGGCCGGCGACGACCACGGGGATCCCGCGCAGGGCCATTTCCAACCCGACCGTGGTGGTATAAACCAGGCCCAGGTCGGTGATATCGGTGATGTCATAGGTATTGACCTTTTCCTCAGGTCCCACCAGATGAATCTGCGGTGGAATCTCACCCAGGGCATCTTTGACCACATCCACCATCGAGGTGCCATGGATCAGCATTTCGCCGGGGTGCACCCGGATCACCAGCTGCACATCTTCCCGTTCAGCGAAGAATTTAACCGTGCGTTCGATCCATTCGGCCATCGACTCGCTGAAGACCTGGCGCCCAAGGGTCAGGCTGTCACCAAGTACATTGGTCGCTAGCAGCACCACGGGCCGGTCATCCAGTCCCAGTTTCTTCCGGACGGCTTTGCCGCCTTCCGTAGGGGTATCCTGCCATTGGCGGGCAAAATTCTTCCAGGTTTTGGCATCCTGCCGGGCGGAAAAGAGCGCTTGCAGCTTGCCAAGGTCATCTTCGGTCAGCGGCTGATCACCCAAAGCACCCCAGAGTTCATCCGTCTCATGGTGCATGATCTCAGCGTCCTGCGCAATCCAAATCCGTTCGCGCTGGTCGCCGAATTCAAAGGTAACCACCGGGATATTCAAATGTTTGGCGACCTGATAGACCGCGCCCATTTCAAGGATCGTCCCGTTGGGAATGACCACAACATCCGGTTTATGCGCCAGCAGCCAGGCCCGGGCGTTCCGAGCGGCTTCTAGGTTGCGTTCCTGACGGATCTTATAGACTTCCTCTTCCCGGGTGATATCTTCCACCTGCAGAGTATATTGCGTATCAAAAACACTCACAGCTTCAACCGCCTGGCGCAGGTCAGATGGAAGCTCTCGTGAGAATGGTCGCACGTCCAGCAGGGATTGGACCTGCATCAAGGGATGTACCTGGCTCAAAACCTCGCGGGTATAGAGGTTCTGCTTGCGAAGGTCAAACTTCTGGATCGGTTTATCCCAATTGGCATAAGGCAGGAAGGACAGTGTGACGTCATGGCCCTTCCCAGCCAGCGCCAAGCCCAACAGGGTGGAAAAATCAATCCAATAGTGCAGGGAGGCAAAAACAAAGACCTTCTTGCCGGGTTTTGCCGATGCCGCGAAGGGGGCCGTCTGCTCAACTGCCTCAGGCAGGACAGCAGCCAGGTCATCCAGGTTGTAATGGGCCGACCAGGGCCGATGCCGCTGGACCAATTCCCAGTACAACTCAACGGTATAGGGCAAACGCCCAAGAATGTTCTTCAGTAATCTTTTATTCATTTTATTTTTCTACCACTTCAATTTTCCAGTCCAGATCCGGGCGAACCGGCCCCAGACGTTTTTCCGGCCATTGCATACCCGGCGCACCGGTGGCATCCACGGTGAAGGTCAGCACTTTGTCGTCCTGGAAATAGCGCTTGATCCGGTATGTGCTGGCATTAACACCCAGCAGATAACGGCCTTCGTTCATCAAATTCGGCGGGATCTGCACGCGGCTGATATACCGGCCAGCAGGTCGCGAGGTATAGGTCTGATAAAGACCGGGGTCATCGGTATCAAACGTGGTGAAGACATATTCGCCTCGGGTGGTCATCATATAGAAGCCCACCCGCAGCCCACTGATGGCCTCATTGAGCTGATATTCCAATTCCACCGAGAAACCATCCGCAGCGACCACGGTATCAACCACCTGATCCCTGGGGTTGCGCACCCGGAGTGCAATCGGCCTGAATGCCTTATCCGCACCCACCAATTCACTCTCGGTCCAGTTACGCTCACCGGCTTTGGTCAGGCCCATATTCAAATAGGCATCCACCGCTTCAGGCGTCGGGGCCCGCATGACCACCTTGCCCTCATTGAGGACAATCGTCTCCTGCGTCAGGCGCAGGATCGCGGACATGTTATGGCTGACAAACAGCACGGTACGGCCCTCATTAGCTACATCGTTCATCTTGCCCAGGCATTTGCGCTGGAATTCTGCGTCACCCACTGCCAGGACCTCATCCACAACAAGGATCTCCGGTTCAAGGTGCGCGGCAACGGCAAAAGCCAGACGTAAGTACATCCCGCTTGAATAGCGCTTGACGGGAGTGTCAATGAATTTACCGACCTCAGAAAAATCGACGATCTCATCAAATTTGCGGGTGATCTCTTCCCGCCGCATCCCGAGGATCGCACCGTTCAAATAGATGTTTTCACGTCCGGAGAGTTCTGGATGGAAACCGGTGCCAACTTCCAGCAGGGAACCCACCCGGCCGTGGATTTCGCCAAAGCCTTCCGTGGGGTTTGTGACCCGTGAGAGGATCTTGAGCAGCGTGCTTTTGCCCGCACCGTTACGGCCCACAATGCCCAGCACCTGACCGCGTTCCACATTAAAGGAGACATCTTTGAGGGCCCAGATATGGGTTGGGTCACTATAACGGCCTTCGGCCTTGGGACGGAAGATCCTGCCCACCCGCCGCACGCCTGAGGTCAGCAGGTCGCGCAGGGTGTCAGGTCGGTCCTGAGCCAGGCCAATCCGGTATTGTTTGGAGATGTTCTCAACTCGAATCGCGTAATCAGCCATAAGATCCTACACAATATCGGCGAAGGTCTTTTCCATTCGCCGGAAATAATACAAACCACTCACCAACAGGATCAGGACCATCGCAACTGAAATCACGAGGGTCAGGTCCGGTGGCGTTCCGCCCAGCAGTGCCCAGCGGAATCCCTGGATCACACCAACCATTGGATTCAGGCTATACAACCAGCGCCAGATCCCGGCCGGGATGGTTTCAATGGGATAAACAATAGGCGAAGCATACATCCACACCTGGATCAGGAAGGGAACAATCTGCTGAATATCCCGATATTGGACATTGAGCGCTGAAAGCCAAAGCCCAACGGCCAAGGCCGTCAACAGGGCCAACAGCACCAGCAAGGGCACCCAGAGCACATTCCAGCCCGGCATATAACGGTAATAGCCCATTACGCCGATCAGCACAACAAAGGAGATCAGAAAATCAACCAAAGCGGCAAAAATCGAGGCCAGGGGAATCGCCAGACGGGGAAAATAAATTTTGGTCAGCAGGTTAGCATTCCCCACCAGGCTGGTACTCGAACGCTGCAAAGCAGAGGCAAATAACTGCCAGGGCAGCAGCGCGGTGAGCGAAAACAGCGGATAAGGGATGCCCTGAGAAGGGGTCTTCAGCAGGGTACCAAAGATGACCGTGAAGATCACCATCGTCATCAATGGCTGCAAGACAGCCCAGGCAATCCCCAGGACAGCCTGTTTATAGCGGACTTTGATATCCCGCCAGGTGAGAAAGTAGATCAATTCCCGGTAACGCCAGAGTTCCTTGAAGTCAATTGAAAGCCAGCCCTTGGCCGGCTTCAAAAAGGTGACCAGTTCCTCTGTTTCGGAAATTGGACGTTTTTCGATCAATTCAGCCATTAGCTCCTGTTGTTGAGGAACCAGTTAATGGTTGCCTGCAACCCTTCTTCAAAATCGGTTTTGGCGGTGAAGCCAAATTTCTCGGTGGCGCGACTGGTATCCAGCGCACGGCGGGGCTGGCCGTTGGGTTTGCTGGTATCCCAGACCAATTCGCCCTCGAAGCCTGTCATCCGGGCAATCTTTTCAGCCAGGTCTTTGATGCTGATCTCAAAACCGGAGCCAATATTGACCGGTTCTGATTCGTTATAACGTTCCGCAGCCAGGGCGATCCCTTCGGCGGCATCGCTTACATAGATGAACTCACGGGTTGGTGAACCGTCACCCCAGACCACAATCTGATCATCGCCATTATCTTTGGCCTCCACACATTTGCGGATCAGTGCGGGGATCACATGGGAGCTGCGGGGGTTGAAGTTGTCACCGGGGCCATAGAGGTTCACCGGCAGCAGGAAGACGCTGTTATAGCCATACTGCGCGCGGTAAGCCTGTGACTGCACCAGCAGCATCTTCTTCGCCAGGCCATAGGGCGCATTGGTCTCTTCAGGATAACCCAGCCAGAGATCATCTTCCTTGAAGGGCACGGGGGTGAACTTGGGATAGGCACAGACGGTGCCGATCGCCACGAACTTTTCCACACCGCGCTCATAAGCCTGGTGCAGAAGCTGCACGCCCATCATCAGGTTGTCATAGAAGAACTCGGCGGGGTGTTCACGGTTAGCGCCGATGCCGCCCACGTGGGCTGCCAGGTGAATGATCACATCAGGATTGGAATCTTCCAACAGCCGGGCGATAGCATCGCGATCCGTCAGGTCATATTTCTCGATTGTGGGAATAAAGATGTCTTTGGCGCCTTTCGACCGCAAGTTAGCGATCAGGTGGGTCCCCAAAAAGCCAGCGCCGCCTGTGACACAAATACGTTTATCTGCCCAATTGAACTTGTTTTCCATCATTCCTCTTCATGCTTAGATTCAAGTGAATTTAGTTCCAGCCGAACCTTTAGGCCATCAACGACCAGGGCCGGCGCTTCGGGATTGTCCGTCAAAGTAAAATGCTGCTCCATACAGGTCAGCCGGCAGACCTCGGCCACATCACCCGTGGCATCCAGCCGCACCGAATGGATATCCATCGCCTCCAACTTTTGCAGCAGGGTCGTCACCCGCTCACGAACATGCCGAAAAAGTTTGAAGGACTGTTGAATATAGTCCACTGTCAGACGCGCGCGCAAGGCAATGCCTTCAGGCGTGATGATATAGCGGAGCTTTCGCCGCCGGGCACGCTTGACTTTGACAAAGCCTTTTTCGACCAGGCGCTTGATATGCCAGTTGATCGTCCCAATGGCGACGCCCAGCTCCTCAGCCAGCATAGCCTGAGAAACATCTGGGTCCGCCTCGATCTCCTGTAAGAGGGCCAGGTCTCGATATTCGTCGCTCTTCGAATCTGCAGTCATCATAATTTCAACGATTGAATTATAACTTCTAAAGTTAATCCGTCAAGGCGCGCTTATGCTCCAAATGATCTCGCACCACACCCCCAACCAGGATCAACAAGCTAATTCCCGCGATCAGCGCCACGGTAACCTTGAAGCCCAAATTCGGGCCAATCAGCAGATAACGGCTGAAATACCACTCCGTAAAGAGCAGCAAAAAGACACTTTCAACAGCGATAATCCGCCTGAACCAACGGTCTTTATGCTTGGCGAGATAATCCATGCCCCAACCAGCCAAAAACGCCATCCAGGGCAGGAAAATCGTCCGGTAACGGGGATTATCCCATTGGTCACCACCTGCTCGGACTGAAGCAAGCACGATCCAGGCCACGACTACAGCCAGGAACACTCCCAGCCACTGACGCTGGAGCCTGGAATCCGCTTTCCATAGCCGAACTGCGGCAAAAACCAGCAGCGGAATCAGGGCATACCATCCGATTGAGCGGAAAATACCAATTCCCTTCCAAATCGCCGGCGCAGGAGTGACCAGCGCAGCAGGCAGCACAGGCTGGAACAATCCATAGCCCATTATGAAGGGAAAAGCCCATGTTTCCGGCATGCTCTCCACCAGGAAATCCATCATACCGGAATTCAAGATCGTCAGGTAGGCATCCCACCGGAAGACTTCATCCAGCCAGGGCTTGAAGAACGCCAGGCTTACCAACCCGCCCAAAGCGATCACCAGCCAGCCGACCACCTTCACCCATAACTTCTTTGCCTTGCTCGATTCAACAACCCAAATCCAGAGACCCATCACGCCAATGCAGGGAATAGCGACCCGAGAGGAGATCAGGAGGAACACGGCCAAATCAACGACAAACACGGTTATCGCCAACTTCACCCGATCCCGATCCAGCCAGTGAGCCACGGCCCAGATCAGCACCGTAATCAGCAGGATCATCAGGGGCTCGCGCATCTGGGATGCGCCTAGAAGAACGCCTTCCGGATAAAAGACCATGATCCATCCTGCCCATAAAGCGACCCTTGGGCTGAATTTGCGTCGAATGGTTGTCAACAAGATCGGAATACTTAGGCTCATGGCGGCGGCAGAGATGATCGATATCAGAACGGGCCTGAAGGCATCCGGACTGAGCACGCGATAGACCAGAGAACTCATCAGGAGCATGCCGCCATACTGATCCGTCCCCAGTTCATCATCAAAAGCCTTGAGCAGGGACTCATCCGACTGAGCCAGCGCCCAAGCGGTCCCTTCCCGACGATAAGAATCATTAAAAACAAAACCGGCTTGCTGCTCTTCGTTATCATAGCCATAGTTCGGTAAGCCAATAATCAGAAAAACCGCCAGGATGATCCGCAGGCCAAAGGCAATCAACATCATCAAGGCAACTACTTTTCCGCTGCCCGCCCAATGCCAGATCAGCAGAATAATGAACAAGCAAAAGAAAGCGATCAGAGAACCGGCAACAAATCCTGGCAGAAAACGGCCTACACCAACCAAGCCCTGGATACCAGCGCCAAGAGCCAGGCTGAGTCCAATGATCAACGCCAGATAGACTTCAAAATTCCATTCTTTCAAAGGTTTCATCAGTCACCTTTTTCAACTGTGGGCACGCTCTGACGATGCGAACGCCAGGCCTGCCATGAATAGAAACTGATCCATAAAACCCAAAAGACCACCACTGTTTGCAGTGGGATCAGGAAACGGGGGTTATCCCCATGATCAAGTAGGGAAGAAACCACAGAGGTCGCCCAGACCGAACCGGCAAGGAGCCAATGGAAGGGCTGAAATTGCCATAACTTTTTTAGCCGTTTTGAAAACAGCGCCCCAGCTGACGTCGCGACAAAAATGAGGTTCGCCGTGAACAAAGCCAAGCGGGCGGCCCAAATCATCACATTCAAGCCGCTTGCCAAAACGGTGGATTGAACAGCGGTGACATCCCAATAGACCGGTGCCCGCCAAAACAGCCACCAACCGCGCAGAACCCTGGCCAGATACTGCCAGGGATGGGTCAGGATTAATTGTACTGAAATCTTGGAAAGTACGCCGGATAGGTCATAGAAGCTCAGACCGGTTGCGTCCATGATCGCGGGGATGGCGTCCCAGATCGTGTTCCCCTGGGTGCCGCGCGCCGCAATGCGGGCATCGCGGTAATCCAGATAAATATCTCGGATCACGGCATATTCATCCGGAACGTCTTCAAAATAATAACCGGTGTGCTGGACGAGGTGATAGCCGGACATCGTGGAGACGCTGAAGACATGATAGCGAGATTTGATATAGGTCATCCAACCACCCACCAGGACAGCGGCGACCAATAAAATAGTCCAGACAGCCCGCCAATTCACCTTCAATTTGCGGTCCTTAAAGGAAACAGCCAGGAAGACCGCCAGCCAGACCGGCATGAAAATGAACACAGGACGGGTCAGAACGGCAAGGGAAGCCGCCGTGCCAATGCCCATACCCAGCCAGATGGAGCGGTTCTTCTCTGCCCTCAGCCAGAACCATGCGCCCAGAAGCGCAAGGATCAGCCAAAAGGTCGCCAAAGTCTCGGTTAACA
This Chloroflexota bacterium DNA region includes the following protein-coding sequences:
- a CDS encoding radical SAM protein, whose amino-acid sequence is MNILLTTACNLACDYCFEQSLRSGTGKQEMTLRELEWLLFNRLNPDVDEVRLMGGEPTLHSRYPEVMRLANEHGYIVTVFTNGTQPVLRQTAPDLPYRVLLNLNDWSFYSEDQQTEILNNLAALGEKVSLGFTVTKPDFDLSMHRHLIREYGLRQVIRLGLAQPIIGGTNVYLPEKHLAAAHASIADWATELAVDNIRLNFDCGFMRCHFDDRQIEQLIRAGTILRFDCSPALDVGPGLRAWRCFAFSNGPSLDLQKLMDLQSAREWFERRDRYLAPQWDACPRHQTNWCQGGCLARQAAKTAESEMAAEKI
- a CDS encoding ABC transporter ATP-binding protein, whose protein sequence is MADYAIRVENISKQYRIGLAQDRPDTLRDLLTSGVRRVGRIFRPKAEGRYSDPTHIWALKDVSFNVERGQVLGIVGRNGAGKSTLLKILSRVTNPTEGFGEIHGRVGSLLEVGTGFHPELSGRENIYLNGAILGMRREEITRKFDEIVDFSEVGKFIDTPVKRYSSGMYLRLAFAVAAHLEPEILVVDEVLAVGDAEFQRKCLGKMNDVANEGRTVLFVSHNMSAILRLTQETIVLNEGKVVMRAPTPEAVDAYLNMGLTKAGERNWTESELVGADKAFRPIALRVRNPRDQVVDTVVAADGFSVELEYQLNEAISGLRVGFYMMTTRGEYVFTTFDTDDPGLYQTYTSRPAGRYISRVQIPPNLMNEGRYLLGVNASTYRIKRYFQDDKVLTFTVDATGAPGMQWPEKRLGPVRPDLDWKIEVVEK
- a CDS encoding ABC transporter permease, with protein sequence MAELIEKRPISETEELVTFLKPAKGWLSIDFKELWRYRELIYFLTWRDIKVRYKQAVLGIAWAVLQPLMTMVIFTVIFGTLLKTPSQGIPYPLFSLTALLPWQLFASALQRSSTSLVGNANLLTKIYFPRLAIPLASIFAALVDFLISFVVLIGVMGYYRYMPGWNVLWVPLLVLLALLTALAVGLWLSALNVQYRDIQQIVPFLIQVWMYASPIVYPIETIPAGIWRWLYSLNPMVGVIQGFRWALLGGTPPDLTLVISVAMVLILLVSGLYYFRRMEKTFADIV
- a CDS encoding GDP-L-fucose synthase encodes the protein MENKFNWADKRICVTGGAGFLGTHLIANLRSKGAKDIFIPTIEKYDLTDRDAIARLLEDSNPDVIIHLAAHVGGIGANREHPAEFFYDNLMMGVQLLHQAYERGVEKFVAIGTVCAYPKFTPVPFKEDDLWLGYPEETNAPYGLAKKMLLVQSQAYRAQYGYNSVFLLPVNLYGPGDNFNPRSSHVIPALIRKCVEAKDNGDDQIVVWGDGSPTREFIYVSDAAEGIALAAERYNESEPVNIGSGFEISIKDLAEKIARMTGFEGELVWDTSKPNGQPRRALDTSRATEKFGFTAKTDFEEGLQATINWFLNNRS
- a CDS encoding winged helix-turn-helix transcriptional regulator, whose amino-acid sequence is MMTADSKSDEYRDLALLQEIEADPDVSQAMLAEELGVAIGTINWHIKRLVEKGFVKVKRARRRKLRYIITPEGIALRARLTVDYIQQSFKLFRHVRERVTTLLQKLEAMDIHSVRLDATGDVAEVCRLTCMEQHFTLTDNPEAPALVVDGLKVRLELNSLESKHEEE